The DNA segment GATCGATCCAGGACAGGCACAGATCCACGGCAGGAACGACGGTTCGGGTGCGATCCGCCAGGCGGAGGTTCATGGTCAAGCCGTCCACCACCGATCGTGCGGCCTGCAGGCTGATCACCGCGAACTTCACCTCGGCGAACACCCGGTGCCACAGCAGGGAGTCCGCGTCGACGGCGCCCCCGCCGGCAGCGACGTAGGCCTCGACGAATTCCGGCAGCGGGAGGAACCGCGCCGGGCTCCACAATGCGCGATAGGCCCAGGCAAGGTCCTCGGTCGGGTTTCCGACGTGGGCCATCTCCCAGTCCAGAACGCCGGTGATGCGCTCGCCGTCGTAAAGCACGTTTCCCACCCGAAAATCACCGTGCACCACGGCGAAGCGCTCCGGCGGGCGCTCGTGATCGGCCAGCCAATCGAAGAGCCATCCCAATGCCGGGTGCGGCTCCAGCCGGGCGGCCAGGAACTGGTCTCGCCAGTGCGCGAGGTGACTCTGCGCGCCGGGGACCTCGGTGTGCGCCGGAGTCGCCGAATGCAGCTCAGCCGCCGCGCGGGCCAGATCCAGGGTGCGCGCGCGTCCGGTCGCCGGGTCCGCAGCCAAGTAGGACACGGGGTCCGCGCTGCCCGTCATCCGTTGCAGCAGAACGGCGGGACCCCCCAGGAGGTGCCCGTCGAGGTCGTGCGCCCAGACGCGGGGAGCACGAACGCCCTGCTGCGCCAGAGCGGACAGGTGGCGGACTTCCTCGGCCGGGTCGGTACGCACCTGCGAACCCGGCTGCCGGACCAGCAGGATCACCGGTTCCGCGCTCGGGACACCGCAGGCATCGACCCACTCCACCGACGCAGCCCACGCCCGCCGGGCGTTGCCGCCGAAGACCTGGACCGCATCGCTGACGCTGACGCTTCGGGCGTCCGGGTGCCACGCCCCGAACAGCTCGCCGATCCCTTCGGTGACCTGTTCGAGGCTCAACTCAACCGGCGGCGCCGTCACTAGCGGACTCCCGCCGCCACCCGCATCGTCTCCCCGGTGATCGCGTCGGACTGTGGCTCGAGGAAGAACGCGATGCCCTCGCCGAGGTCGTCCGGGGTCGCCAGATCGCCGAGCGCGGTGTACTCGAGGTGGCGGTTCAGGTAGCTCTGGTCGATCCACTTGCGGACCCGGTCGGAGAGCACCAGGCCGGGGGCGATGCAGTTGGCCCGAATGCCGTTGCGACCGCCCTGCATGCTGAGGCTTTGGGTGAAGGCCACAACTGCGGCCTTCGCGGAGTTGTAGGCGGCGTTGCCGAGCTCCATCCGGTTGGCGAACGCGGCGAGCGAGGCGACGTTGACGACCTTGCCGTAGAGCTGGGCGGTGAAGTGCTTCTCCAGCGCCCGACACATCAGGAACGCGCTGGTCACGTTCAGGGCGTACATCGCGTTCCATGACTCCAGCGAGAACGACTCGAGCGGGACGTCGTAGACCTCGCGGTCGATGTTCACCATGCCGCCGGCGACGTTGGCGATCCCGTGCACGGCGCCGAACTCGCGCAGCGCGGTGTCGGTGGCCTCGGTGGTGCCGGCCTCGGTCGTGACGTCCACCTTGCAGGTCCGCAGGGTTCCGGGCAGGTCCGCCGCCTTGTCGACCGTCTCGGCCAGCCGGCGTGAGCTCAGGTCGACGGCGAGCACCTTCGAGCCGGCCTTGAGCAGCCGCAGCGCGGCGGCCCCGCCGATACCGCCGCCGGCGCCGGTGACGATGTAGACCCGCTCGGAAAGGGGCAGCGTGAGGCGCGGTGGCGGGACGAACTCGGTCTCGGACACGGCTGACTCCAGGAAAACTGAGGGGTGATCAGATGTACGAGCGCTGCTCGAAAACCGGGGGACGCTTCTCGCGCAGGGCGTTGAGACCTTCCTGCGCCTCGGGTCCGGTGAACCCGATGATCCCGAATGCGAGAGAGGCTTCGAACGACGACCAGTTCGAGCGGATCCAGTTGTTCAGGGCCGACTTGGTCCAGCGGATCGCACCGGGCGCGCCCTTGGACAGCTTGATGGCGATCTCCAGGGCGCGGCGGTCCACCTGGTCGTCGTCGACGCAGAAGGTGACCAGGCCGATCCGTTCGGCCTCCTCGCCGCTGATCGCCTCGGAGGTCATCAGGTAGTACTTGGCCTTCGACATCCCCACCAGCAGGGGCCAGATCGCGACCGCATGGTCGTCCGCCGCGACGCCGAGCGTGGTGTGCCCGTCGACGAGCTTGGCGGTCCGGCCGGCCACCGACACGTCGGCCAGCAACGCCGCGGCGAGTCCACCGCCGGCGGCGGCGCCGCTGATCGCGGACACGATCGGCTTGTTGCACTCGAGCATGTTCAACACCAGCGCGCGGCCCTCCTTCCACATCTGCATGCGGAAGTCGTGGTCGTCGATGATGCGCTGCACCATGTCGAAGTCGCCGCCGGCGGAGAACGCGCGGCCCTTGCCGCCGAGCACCACCGCGGAGACCTCGGGGTCGGCGTCGATCAGCTTCCACACGGCACCGAGTTCGCAGTGCATGGCGAAGTCGAACGAATTCATCGGTGGCCGGTTCATCATGACCCGCAGTACGTGCGGCTCCGGCCAGTCCAGTTCGAGGCTCTGGTAGTCGGGGTAGAGCACCTTCTCCGACATGGCTACTGGCCCTTTCCCTGCGCGAACTCCGTGCGGAGTTCGTGCTTGGCGATCTTCCCGTAGACGGCCCGGGGAAGCTCCTCGCGGATCTCCACCCGGCTGACCCGCTGGTACTTGGCCAGCTGGAGGTTGCCCCACTCCCGCAGCGTCTGCGCGTCCACTGTTCCACCGGGGCGCAGCAGCACGACGAGCACCGGCGTCTCGCCCCACTTGTCGTGCGGTTCGCCGATGCCCGCACACTCGCTGACATCGGGATGGCGCATGAAGACGTCCTCGATGTCGATCGCGAAGATGTTGTGGCCGCCGGACTTGATCATGTCCTTCAGCCGGCCGGAGACGTGGACGAAGCCGTCGGTGTCCATGTGCCCGACGTCGCCGGTACGCATGAACGTGCGCCCGTCCGGGGCGACCCAGGTCGTCTCCTGAGTGCGTCGCGGGTTCTTGTAGTAGCCGGTCATCATCATCAGCGCGCGGGCGACGATCTCGCCGGTCTGCCCGGCGGCCACCTCGGTCAGGTCCTCGCCGATGACGC comes from the Sporichthyaceae bacterium genome and includes:
- a CDS encoding phosphotransferase family protein → MTAPPVELSLEQVTEGIGELFGAWHPDARSVSVSDAVQVFGGNARRAWAASVEWVDACGVPSAEPVILLVRQPGSQVRTDPAEEVRHLSALAQQGVRAPRVWAHDLDGHLLGGPAVLLQRMTGSADPVSYLAADPATGRARTLDLARAAAELHSATPAHTEVPGAQSHLAHWRDQFLAARLEPHPALGWLFDWLADHERPPERFAVVHGDFRVGNVLYDGERITGVLDWEMAHVGNPTEDLAWAYRALWSPARFLPLPEFVEAYVAAGGGAVDADSLLWHRVFAEVKFAVISLQAARSVVDGLTMNLRLADRTRTVVPAVDLCLSWIDQSKVADPC
- a CDS encoding SDR family oxidoreductase codes for the protein MSETEFVPPPRLTLPLSERVYIVTGAGGGIGGAAALRLLKAGSKVLAVDLSSRRLAETVDKAADLPGTLRTCKVDVTTEAGTTEATDTALREFGAVHGIANVAGGMVNIDREVYDVPLESFSLESWNAMYALNVTSAFLMCRALEKHFTAQLYGKVVNVASLAAFANRMELGNAAYNSAKAAVVAFTQSLSMQGGRNGIRANCIAPGLVLSDRVRKWIDQSYLNRHLEYTALGDLATPDDLGEGIAFFLEPQSDAITGETMRVAAGVR
- a CDS encoding enoyl-CoA hydratase/isomerase family protein, with the translated sequence MSEKVLYPDYQSLELDWPEPHVLRVMMNRPPMNSFDFAMHCELGAVWKLIDADPEVSAVVLGGKGRAFSAGGDFDMVQRIIDDHDFRMQMWKEGRALVLNMLECNKPIVSAISGAAAGGGLAAALLADVSVAGRTAKLVDGHTTLGVAADDHAVAIWPLLVGMSKAKYYLMTSEAISGEEAERIGLVTFCVDDDQVDRRALEIAIKLSKGAPGAIRWTKSALNNWIRSNWSSFEASLAFGIIGFTGPEAQEGLNALREKRPPVFEQRSYI